One part of the Solanum dulcamara chromosome 8, daSolDulc1.2, whole genome shotgun sequence genome encodes these proteins:
- the LOC129900574 gene encoding protein FAR1-RELATED SEQUENCE 8-like has product MEEGLGTSEQLPEDEGSDNEAASEEVFNITCNGIESDGDQVLNVEANELETTAGQILEFESHEAERKCEHVLNFESSDPRDNSHQLPEFNSNGLEDPRRGDATIIDGHTGSSLGKSYPPPVVGMEFESYEDAYNYYNCYAKELGFAIRVKSSWTKRNSKEKRGAILCCNCEGFKTMKEANSRRKETRTGCLAMIRLRLVESNRWRVDEVKLEHNHLFDPERVQNSKSHKKMDAGVKRKLEPAVDVEVRTIKLYRTPAVETPGDGSSDERAVSSQIDGSTHLKLKEGHTQVIYNFFCRVQLTKPNFFYIMDLNDGGYLKNVFWIDSRSRAAYAYFGDVVVVDTTCLSKKYDIPLLAFFGLNHHKETLLLGCSLLADESFETYIWLLRAWLSCMSGRPPQTIITDHCKALQNAISEVFPRAQHRLNLSIILDSIVDSVGEVGESEVFHEVLYNTVYNSRRIDEFEVAWEEMAQQFGCRGNGCLQSLYEDRERWAPIYMKDTFLAGISIDQRGEFMCPFFDGFVHKQTNLREFFEIYDFVLQKNHQKEVLCDLDSREFSPVLRTRCNYELQLSKLYTKGIFLKFQDEMALMSNCSGIAQIHANGPVITYIVKEQGVQGDTSNARDFEVTYDKIGVEVRCMCSCFNFKGYLCRHALSVLNYNGIEEIPNHYILTRWRKDFKRLYAPELGSSNIDVSNPVQLFDHLHRRAMQVVDEGMISQDHYMVAWQAFKESLNKVRLAAGKHVS; this is encoded by the coding sequence ATGGAGGAAGGTTTGGGAACCAGTGAACAACTTCCTGAGGACGAGGGAAGTGATAATGAGGCTGCCAGTGAGGAAGTCTTCAATATTACATGCAATGGCATTGAGAGCGATGGTGACCAAGTGCTAAACGTTGAGGCTAATGAGCTTGAAACTACTGCTgggcaaattcttgagtttgaaaGCCATGAAGCTGAGAGAAAATGTGAGCATGTGCTTAATTTTGAAAGCAGTGACCCAAGGGACAACAGTCACCAATTACCTGAGTTTAATAGCAATGGCCTTGAGGATCCAAGACGTGGGGATGCAACAATTATTGATGGTCACACTGGTTCATCCCTGGGAAAGTCTTATCCCCCTCCGGTTGTCGGCATGGAATTTGAATCTTACGAGGATGCTTATAATTATTACAACTGCTATGCGAAGGAGCTTGGTTTTGCCATCAGGGTGAAGTCTTCATGGACAAAACGCAACAGTAAAGAAAAGCGCGGTGCTATTCTCTGTTGCAATTGTGAGGGTTTCAAGACAATGAAAGAAGCAAATAGCCGAAGAAAAGAAACAAGGACAGGTTGCTTAGCGATGATAAGGTTGAGATTGGTGGAGTCCAATAGATGGAGGGTGGATGAGGTTAAGCTTGAACATAACCATCTCTTTGATCCTGAAAGAGTGCAAAACTCCAAGTCACACAAAAAGATGGATGCAGGGGTTAAAAGGAAGTTAGAGCCAGCAGTTGATGTGGAAGTGCGAACGATTAAGTTGTACAGAACTCCTGCTGTTGAGACACCAGGCGATGGAAGCTCAGATGAAAGAGCAGTCAGCAGCCAGATTGATGGCTCCACACATTTAAAACTCAAAGAAGGTCATACCCAAGTCATATACAACTTCTTCTGTCGGGTTCAGCTTACGAAGCCAAACTTTTTCTACATTATGGATTTAAATGATGGAGGGTATCTAAAGAATGTGTTTTGGATTGATTCCAGATCCAGAGCGGCATATGCTTATTTTGGTGATGTGGTTGTGGTCGACACAACATGCTTGTCAAAAAAATATGACATCCCGCTTCTAGCATTCTTTGGACTAAACCACCATAAGGAGACTCTTTTGTTGGGCTGTAGCTTGCTTGCTGATGAAAGTTTTGAGACATATATTTGGTTACTGAGAGCATGGCTATCGTGTATGTCAGGACGCCCTCCACAAACTATCATCACAGATCATTGCAAAGCCTTGCAAAATGCAATATCTGAGGTATTTCCTCGGGCTCAACATAGGCTTaatttgtcaattattttggacAGCATTGTCGATTCAGTAGGGGAAGTGGGGGAATCAGAAGTATTCCATGAGGTACTGTATAATACGGTGTATAACTCTCGTAGAATTGATGAATTTGAAGTTGCGTGGGAGGAGATGGCTCAGCAATTTGGATGTAGGGGCAATGGATGTCTTCAAAGTTTGTATGAGGATCGAGAACGATGGGCTCCCATTTATATGAAAGATACATTTCTGGCTGGAATATCTATTGATCAGCGTGGTGAGTTCATGTGCCCCTTCTTTGATGGATTTGTACATAAACAAACAAATTTGAGagaattttttgaaatatatgaTTTTGTACTGCAAAAAAATCATCAGAAGGAAGTTCTTTGTGATCTTGATTCAAGAGAATTTAGCCCTGTCTTGAGAACAAGGTGCAATTATGAGTTACAGCTCTCTAAATTGTATACTAAAGGAATATTTTTGAAGTTCCAAGATGAGATGGCGTTGATGTCTAATTGTTCAGGTATAGCACAAATTCATGCCAATGGACCTGTCATCACATATATTGTTAAAGAACAAGGGGTTCAGGGAGACACGAGTAATGCAAGAGATTTTGAAGTTACTTATGATAAAATAGGTGTAGAAGTTCGATGCATGTGTAGTTGTTTCAACTTCAAAGGCTATCTATGCAGACATGCTTTATCTGTGCTCAACTACAATGGTATAGAGGAAATCCCAAATCATTATATATTGACCCGCTGGAGAAAGGACTTTAAACGCTTGTATGCACCAGAACTTGGCTCGAGCAACATCGATGTAAGTAACCCTGTTCAACTGTTTGATCATTTGCACAGACGTGCCATGCAAGTAGTTGACGAAGGGATGATATCTCAAGATCACTATATGGTTGCTTGGCAGGCATTTAAGGAGTCCTTGAATAAGGTTCGTCTTGCAGCGGGCAAACATGTATCATAA
- the LOC129899097 gene encoding uncharacterized protein LOC129899097, whose translation MALRLPLLSPSPSALCFLRSTSSSSAEFTGQFSRLWTSRSRTGPALPVLTRASSKKDDDKPAFNPFGFVTDNPSSRSAIQMPESPAEDGNVGQMLYRIEDKGKEYGSYVKSGKFRWFVRETGSPESRRGTIVFLHGAPTQSYSYRVVMSQLSDAGFHCFAPDWIGFGFSDKPQPGYGFDYTEKEFHEEFDKLLEVLGVTSPFFLVVQGFLVGSYGLTWTLKNPSKILKLAILNTPLTVSSPIPGLFQQLRIPFFGEFTCQNAVMAERFIEAGSAYVLKLEKADVYRLPYLASSGPGFALLEAAKKANFNETARQIASGFASGSWDKPILVAWGISDKYLPQSIAEEFQKGNPRSVELKLIEGAGHMPQEDWPEKVVDALRMFFRV comes from the exons ATGGCACTCCGACTCCCTCTTCTCTCTCCTTCTCCATCTGCTTTATGCTTTCTCCGTTCCACTTCGTCGTCGTCGGCTGAATTTACCGGCCAATTTTCAAGGCTATGGACAAGCAGAAGCAGAACCGGACCGGCACTTCCGGTTCTCACGAGAGCTTCTTCGAAGAAAGACGACGATAAACCCGCATTTAACCCGTTCGGTTTTGTCACTGACAATCCGTCGAGCCGAAGCGCAATTCAGATGCCGGAGAGCCCAGCGGAGGACGGAAACGTCGGCCAAATGCTTTAC AGAATTGAAGACAAAGGAAAGGAATACGGATCATATGTCAAATCAGGAAAATTTAGGTGGTTTGTGAGAGAAACGG GATCACCTGAAAGCAGACGCGGTACAATTGTCTTTCTCCATGGAGCTCCAACACAATCATACAGCTATCGAGTTGTTATGTCTCAG CTGTCAGATGCTGGGTTCCACTGCTTTGCTCCTGACTGGATCGGATTTGGATTCAGTGACAAGCCACAACCTGGTTATGGTTTTGACTACACTG AGAAAGAGTTCCATGAAGAGTTCGATAAGTTACTTGAAGTTCTGGGGGTGACGTCTCCATTTTTCCTTGTAGTTCAG GGATTTCTTGTGGGTTCATACGGATTGACTTGGACCTTGAAAAATCCAAGCAAAATATTGAAGCTTGCAATTCTTAACACTCCATTGACAGTTTCTTCGCCTATTCCTGGACTTTTTCAGCAACTCAG AATTCCCTTCTTCGGTGAATTTACTTGCCAGAATGCAGTAATGGCAGAGCGCTTTATTGAAGCAGGTAGCGC CTACGTCTTAAAGCTGGAGAAGGCTGATGTGTACCGGCTACCATATCTGGCAAGCAGTGGACCTGGATTTG CTTTGTTGGAAGCTGCAAAGAAAGCTAACTTCAATGAGACTGCACGTCAAATAGCATCTGGTTTTGCATCTGGAAG TTGGGATAAACCAATTTTAGTTGCTTGGGGAATATCAGATAAGTATCTCCCACAATCAATTGCGGAGGAATTTCAGAAGGGAAATCCTCGATCTGTCGAACTTAAGCTGATTGAAGGCGCTGGCCATATGCCTCAAGAGGACTG GCCTGAGAAAGTAGTCGATGCTCTTAGAATGTTTTTCCGAGTTTGA